A genomic segment from Juglans regia cultivar Chandler chromosome 14, Walnut 2.0, whole genome shotgun sequence encodes:
- the LOC109001613 gene encoding receptor-like protein 2, which yields MRCKSLSVLLLAKNFLHETLPTEDSIVDPDGFRNLQYLGLVRCQATGQLPIWLSKLKKLEILGQSFNRITGSIPGWLSTLPRLSLMNLSRNLILGEFPKELCVLLALVSKQALMENSSLTFSIFATRNGTLLEFNSVSPENNSLCGNIPLEIGHLKQLNGLSLSHDYFSVDIPNQISEPTNLERLDLSANQLSGEIPKSFASLHFFHEFSVASNNLRRAIPSGTQLQSFDVSSYEGNPGLCGAPLPCKCAHILRSNKDIQDEEDGPAIIWSHISTILGLITRFWGVIGPLISAIRAHLYGRATLTSLHFLRNFSVADNELYGEIPSGTQLQSFDTSAYKGNPRLCGAPLPKRGHLTRDKDIHDEEDGDSKPWTFHIIVAVGFITGYWVQYDSLLRYNESVAVKH from the exons ATGCGTTGCAAGAGTCTAAGTGTACTCCTCCTTGCGAAGAATTTTTTGCACGAGACCCTGCCAACAGAGGACAGCATAGTTGATCCTGACGGATTTCGGAATCTCCAATACTTGGGTCTCGTTCGTTGTCAAGCCACAGGTCAATTACCAATCTGGTTATCAAAGCTAAAGAAGCTAGAAATCTTGGGTCAAAGTTTCAATCGTATCACAGGTTCAATTCCTGGATGGTTGTCGACTCTACCAAGGCTCTCTCTTATGAACTTGTCTCGTAACTTGATTTTGGGTGAATTTCCTAAAGAACTTTGTGTATTGCTAGCATTGGTATCAAAACAAGCTCTAATGGAAAATAGTTCTTTGACTTTTTCAATCTTTGCAACACGAAATGGTACCCTTTTGGAATTCAATTCAGTATCCCCCGAAAACAACAGCCTTTGTGGTAACATCCCCCTTGAGATTGGTCATTTGAAGCAACTTAATGGTCTGAGTCTTAGCCATGACTACTTCTCAGTCGACATTCCAAACCAAATATCTGAGCCTACAAACTTGGAAAGATTGGACCTCTCTGCAAATCAGTTGTCTGGTGAAATACCAAAATCATTCGCTAGTCTGCATTTCTTTCATGAGTTTAGCGTTGCAAGCAATAATCTCCGCAGAGCAATACCATCAGGAACTCAGCTTCAGAGCTTTGATGTCTCTTCATATGAGGGCAATCCTGGACTTTGTGGCGCCCCCCTTCCATGTAAGTGTGCTCATATTCTTCGTAGCAACAAAGACATTCAAGATGAGGAAGATGGACCTGCAATTATATGGAGTCATATTAGTACTATTCTTGGCCTCATTACAAGATTTTGGGGAGTCATTGGTCCTTTGATTTCAGCCATAAGAGCACACTTATATGGAAGGGCGACCCTAACTAGTTTGCATTTTTTGCGTAATTTTAGTGTTGCAGACAATGAGCTATACGGAGAAATACCATCAGGCACACAGCTCCAAAGCTTTGATACCTCCGCATACAAGGGCAACCCTAGACTTTGTGGTGCCCCACTTCCCAAGCGTGGCCATCTTACAAGAGACAAGGACATTCATGATGAGGAAGATGGAGATTCAAAGCCATGGACATTTCATATTATTGTGGCGGTTGGCTTCATTACAGGATATTGG GTTCAATATGATTCCTTGCTCCGCTACAATGAATCAGTAGCCGTTAAGCACTAG
- the LOC109001705 gene encoding uncharacterized protein LOC109001705 isoform X1, whose product MRKPILARLRSVVMGGKLNFQQLFFAKKMKGGGLWQLGQSLTCQLAQANKKIVARRYFSAEPELKKTMRFRMPREGALAVGLSHGGVAEAAVLTKCSKAVTRLLSWWLLALQGGSRVVSLAGQPWPVLDVEGGTSLVFGIC is encoded by the exons ATGAGGAAGCCCATACTAGCAAGACTTCGCag TGTTGTGATGGGTGGCAAACTCAATTTTCAGCAG TTATTTTTTGCTAAGAAGATGAAAGGCGGGGGTTTGTGGCAACTTGGGCAATCATTAACCTGTCAGCTTGCTCAGGCTAATAAGAAGATTGTCGCTCGTCGATACTTTTCTGCAGAACCAGAGCTGAAAAAGACAATGAGATTCAGGATGCCACGCGAAGGAGCTTTGGCAGTGGGTCTATCCCACGGTGGCGTAGCAGAGGCAGCGGTGCTAACGAAGTGCTCCAAGGCTGTAACACGGTTGCTTTCATGGTGGTTGTTGGCTCTCCAAGGTGGCAGCAGAGTGGTGTCTCTAGCTGGGCAACCTTGGCCTGTGTTGGACGTGGAAGGCGGAACAAGTTTGGTTTTTGGGATTtgttag
- the LOC109001705 gene encoding uncharacterized protein LOC109001705 isoform X2: MRKPILARLRSVVMGGKLNFQQMKGGGLWQLGQSLTCQLAQANKKIVARRYFSAEPELKKTMRFRMPREGALAVGLSHGGVAEAAVLTKCSKAVTRLLSWWLLALQGGSRVVSLAGQPWPVLDVEGGTSLVFGIC; the protein is encoded by the exons ATGAGGAAGCCCATACTAGCAAGACTTCGCag TGTTGTGATGGGTGGCAAACTCAATTTTCAGCAG ATGAAAGGCGGGGGTTTGTGGCAACTTGGGCAATCATTAACCTGTCAGCTTGCTCAGGCTAATAAGAAGATTGTCGCTCGTCGATACTTTTCTGCAGAACCAGAGCTGAAAAAGACAATGAGATTCAGGATGCCACGCGAAGGAGCTTTGGCAGTGGGTCTATCCCACGGTGGCGTAGCAGAGGCAGCGGTGCTAACGAAGTGCTCCAAGGCTGTAACACGGTTGCTTTCATGGTGGTTGTTGGCTCTCCAAGGTGGCAGCAGAGTGGTGTCTCTAGCTGGGCAACCTTGGCCTGTGTTGGACGTGGAAGGCGGAACAAGTTTGGTTTTTGGGATTtgttag
- the LOC109001705 gene encoding uncharacterized protein LOC109001705 isoform X3 yields the protein MRKPILARLRSVVMGGKLNFQQVPGTRAEKDNEIQDATRRSFGSGSIPRWRSRGSGANEVLQGCNTVAFMVVVGSPRWQQSGVSSWATLACVGRGRRNKFGFWDLLV from the exons ATGAGGAAGCCCATACTAGCAAGACTTCGCag TGTTGTGATGGGTGGCAAACTCAATTTTCAGCAGGTACCAGG AACCAGAGCTGAAAAAGACAATGAGATTCAGGATGCCACGCGAAGGAGCTTTGGCAGTGGGTCTATCCCACGGTGGCGTAGCAGAGGCAGCGGTGCTAACGAAGTGCTCCAAGGCTGTAACACGGTTGCTTTCATGGTGGTTGTTGGCTCTCCAAGGTGGCAGCAGAGTGGTGTCTCTAGCTGGGCAACCTTGGCCTGTGTTGGACGTGGAAGGCGGAACAAGTTTGGTTTTTGGGATTtgttagtttaa
- the LOC109001705 gene encoding uncharacterized protein LOC109001705 isoform X5: MRKPILARLRRYQEPELKKTMRFRMPREGALAVGLSHGGVAEAAVLTKCSKAVTRLLSWWLLALQGGSRVVSLAGQPWPVLDVEGGTSLVFGIC, from the exons ATGAGGAAGCCCATACTAGCAAGACTTCGCag GTACCAGG AACCAGAGCTGAAAAAGACAATGAGATTCAGGATGCCACGCGAAGGAGCTTTGGCAGTGGGTCTATCCCACGGTGGCGTAGCAGAGGCAGCGGTGCTAACGAAGTGCTCCAAGGCTGTAACACGGTTGCTTTCATGGTGGTTGTTGGCTCTCCAAGGTGGCAGCAGAGTGGTGTCTCTAGCTGGGCAACCTTGGCCTGTGTTGGACGTGGAAGGCGGAACAAGTTTGGTTTTTGGGATTtgttag
- the LOC109001705 gene encoding uncharacterized protein LOC109001705 isoform X4, which yields MRKPILARLRSRYQEPELKKTMRFRMPREGALAVGLSHGGVAEAAVLTKCSKAVTRLLSWWLLALQGGSRVVSLAGQPWPVLDVEGGTSLVFGIC from the exons ATGAGGAAGCCCATACTAGCAAGACTTCGCag CAGGTACCAGG AACCAGAGCTGAAAAAGACAATGAGATTCAGGATGCCACGCGAAGGAGCTTTGGCAGTGGGTCTATCCCACGGTGGCGTAGCAGAGGCAGCGGTGCTAACGAAGTGCTCCAAGGCTGTAACACGGTTGCTTTCATGGTGGTTGTTGGCTCTCCAAGGTGGCAGCAGAGTGGTGTCTCTAGCTGGGCAACCTTGGCCTGTGTTGGACGTGGAAGGCGGAACAAGTTTGGTTTTTGGGATTtgttag
- the LOC109001702 gene encoding receptor-like protein 3, whose amino-acid sequence MLLQVQNLRSRKMQYSLPHDLLLTIFLISSIFSASQACNQKDRNYLLSLPFNTSSPSLNWSATDCCSWEGISCDHKGRVTHIWLPSKGLRGSVPPYIGNLTSLSHLNLSHNELSGCLPVRFFSSFNQLKVLDLSNNHLAGDISFLFSSNGSSNGWPSSIRVVDISNNDFNGIIQYWFLQRAQKLNKLNVSHNSFTGSILDSLCMHSPFVRFLDFSFNHHDGQIPYGLGGCSKLEIFRAGFNSLSGLIPHDIYSATRLEEISLPSNNLTGPISNDIVNLTKLTCLELHDNELSGKLPVDIGRLNRLKHLLLDTNHLTGSLPPSLMNCTNLMTLNLGLNFFEGDISTLNFSRLLQLATLDLWKNNFTGSFPVSLSSCKSLRAIRIARNQLEGQIPPEVVQLKFLSFLSLSYNRLTNVTGALNILMRCKSLSILLLTKNFLHEALPTEDNMVDPDGFRNLQFLSLACCQLTDNELYGEIPTSTQLQSFDASAYKGNPGLCGAPLPKCGNLTRDKDIHDEEDGDSIPWFHIIVALGFITGFWGVCGPLVLYHKWRVAYFLFLDKLKDRLNETIAASTTVSC is encoded by the exons ATGCTCCTTCAAGTTCAGAACTTACGAAGCAGGAAGATGCAATACTCTCTGCCTCATGATCTCCTCCTCACCATCTTTCTCATTTCTAGCATTTTCTCTGCAAGTCAAGCATGCAACCAAAAAGACCGCAACTATCTCTTGTCCCTACCATTTAATACTTCTTCCCcttctttaaattggtctgCCACTGATTGTTGCAGTTGGGAAGGTATTTCTTGTGATCATAAAGGTCGGGTCACTCATATTTGGTTACCCTCTAAAGGCCTCAGAGGGAGTGTACCTCCCTATATTGGAAACCTCACAAGTCTCTCCCACCTCAATCTCTCCCACAATGAACTTTCAGGTTGTCTCCCTGTGAGATTCTTTTCCTCCTTCAATCAACTCAAGGTCCTTGATTTGAGCAACAACCATCTAGCTGGAGATATATCATTCTTATTTTCCTCTAATGGCTCCTCTAACGGTTGGCCTTCCTCAATCCGAGTAGTCGACATCTCCAACAATGACTTCAATGGGATCATCCAATATTGGTTCCTCCAACGTGCACAGAAGTTGAACAAGCTCAATGTAAGCCACAATAGTTTCACAGGCTCTATTCTCGACTCCCTCTGTATGCATTCTCCCTTTGTCAGGTTCCTTGATTTCTCTTTTAATCATCATGATGGCCAAATTCCTTACGGACTAGGGGGATGTAGCAAACTAGAGATTTTCCGGGCAGGTTTCAACTCGCTCTCAGGACTAATTCCACATGATATATACAGTGCGACAAGGTTAGAAGAAATCTCGTTACCTTCCAATAATCTTACGGGTCCCATTAGCAATGACATTGTGAACCTTACCAAACTCACCTGCCTTGAGTTACATGACAATGAATTGAGTGGCAAGCTCCCTGTAGATATTGGAAGGCTCAACAGATTAAAGCATCTACTCCTTGATACCAACCACCTGACAGGTTCCCTGCCCCCATCTTTGATGAATTGCACAAACCTGATGACATTGAACTTAGGGCTCAATTTCTTTGAAGGAGATATTTCCACCCTTAATTTCTCCCGTCTTCTTCAACTTGCTACACTCGACCTATGGAAAAATAACTTCACTGGTAGCTTTCCAGTAAGCCTTTCCTCATGTAAGTCTCTAAGAGCAATTCGAATTGCCCGAAATCAACTAGAGGGACAAATCCCACCTGAGGTGGTTCAATTAAAATTCTTGTCTTTCCTTTCACTTAGCTACAATAGGCTAACCAATGTCACCGGGGCACTCAACATTCTGATGCGTTGCAAGAGTCTTAGCATACTCCTCCTTACAAAGAATTTTTTGCATGAGGCCCTGCCAACAGAGGACAACATGGTTGATCCTGACGGATTTCGGAATCTCCAATTCTTGTCTCTCGCTTGTTGTCAACTCACAG ACAATGAACTATACGGAGAAATACCAACAAGCACTCAGCTCCAAAGCTTTGATGCTTCTGCATACAAGGGCAACCCTGGACTTTGTGGTGCCCCACTTCCCAAGTGTGGCAATCTTACAAGAGACAAGGACATTCATGATGAGGAAGATGGAGATTCAATCCCATGGTTTCATATTATTGTGGCGCTTGGCTTCATTACAGGATTTTGGGGAGTGTGTGGTCCTCTGGTATTGTACCATAAATGGAGAGTCGCATATTTTTTATTCCTAGACAAGTTAAAAGATAGGCTCAATGAGACAATCGCAGCCAGTACTACTGTCTCTTGCTAG